Proteins encoded together in one Hevea brasiliensis isolate MT/VB/25A 57/8 chromosome 16, ASM3005281v1, whole genome shotgun sequence window:
- the LOC110635290 gene encoding histidinol-phosphate aminotransferase, chloroplastic: MGVIDINSTASLCLIKSSNNLHQFLEPPRPTCSLEVNNQRRVIGIAMASTLPVEHVNEGQQRLTGDSFIRSHLRTLSPYQPILPFEVLSANLGRKPEDIVKLDANENPYGPPPEVFEALGSLKFPYIYPDPQSRQLREALAKDSGLESDYILVGCGADELIDLIMRCTLDPGDKIVDCPPTFTMYQFDAAVNGAEVIKVLRKPDFSLNVELIIDAVQQENPKCIFLTSPNNPDGSIISDEDLLKILELPILVVLDEAYIEFSGLESRMKWVKKHDNLIVLRTFSKRAGLAGLRVGYGAFPLSIIEYIWRAKQPYNVSVAAEVSACAALQNPTYLEKVKDALLQERDRLYKLLLEVPFLNPFPSYSNFILCEVKSGRDAKKLKDDLASMGVMIRHYNNKELKGYVRVSVGKPEQTDALMQGLQRIS; encoded by the exons ATGGGTGTGATTGATATCAACAGCACTGCCTCTCTGTGTTTGATTAAATCCAGCAACAATCTTCACCAATTTTTGGAGCCTCCGAGACCCACTTGCTCTTTAGAAGTTAATaatcaaagaagggtcattggcATTGCCATGGCCTCCACTCTACCTGTAGAACATGTCAATGAGGGTCAACAGAGGTTGACCGGCGACTCATTTATCCGTTCCCATTTGAGAACACTGTCCCCTTATCAGCCTATTTTGCCTTTTGAG GTTTTGTCAGCTAATCTTGGAAGGAAGCCTGAGGATATTGTTAAATTAGATGCAAATGAAAACCCTTATGGACCACCTCCAGAG GTATTTGAAGCTTTGGGGTCTTTGAAATTCCCTTACATATACCCTGATCCTCAAAGTCGTCAGTTGCGTGAGGCTCTTGCCAAAGATTCTGGCCTTGAATCTGATTACATTCTTGTGGGATGTGGTGCTGATGAGCTTATTGATCTAATAATGCG ATGTACGCTGGATCCTGGTGATAAAATTGTGGACTGTCCTCCAACCTTTACAATGTATCAATTTGATGCTGCAGTTAATGGGGCAGAAGTTATTAAGG TTCTGAGAAAGCCAGACTTTAGCTTGAATGTTGAGCTTATTATTGATGCCGTTCAACAAGAGAACCCCAAATGCATTTTCTTAACTTCACCAAATAACCCTGATGGGAG TATAATCAGTGATGAGGATCTATTGAAAATCCTTGAGCTCCCAATCTTGGTGGTGTTGGATGAAGCATACATAGAGTTTTCAGGACTGGAATCTCGGATGAAATGGGTGAAGAAGCATGACAATTTAATTGTCCTACGGACATTTAGCAAGAGGGCTG GTTTAGCTGGACTTCGAGTTGGATATGGAGCATTTCCTTTGAGCATCATTGAGTACATCTGGAGAGCTAAGCAACCTTATAATGTTTCTGTTGCTGCTGAAGTTTCTGCATGTGCAGCATTGCAGAATCCTACTTACCTTGAG AAAGTGAAAGATGCATTGTTGCAAGAGCGGGATAGGCTTTACAAGCTTCTGTTGGAAGTGCCATTTctcaatccatttccaagctatTCTAATTTCATTCTTTGCGAGGTTAAATCTGGAAGAGATGCTAAGAAACTTAAG GATGATCTTGCAAGTATGGGCGTGATGATCCGACACTACAATAACAAAGAACTGAAGGGTTATGTTCGGGTATCGGTTGGGAAGCCTGAACAAACAGATGCCTTGATGCAAGGCCTCCAGAGAATTTCATGA